A genomic window from Desulfolucanica intricata includes:
- a CDS encoding ABC transporter ATP-binding protein → MSILLELQNVTIRFGGLIAVDKVNMNIEEGKIRALIGPNGAGKSTIFNLITGIYAPTSGKIIFSGKTINGLKPYTITSLGIARTFQNIRLFKDLTVLENVLIGRHCRSKFGLFGALTRLARVKEEERSIHEAALEALELMELSNKKDDIAKNLSYGEQRRLEIARALAALPTLLLLDEPAAGMNSQEKQTLMKIIYKIQQKNITIFLVEHDMKFVMNLSDRITVLDYGKKIAAGSPEEIQRNPAVIAAYLGKEVG, encoded by the coding sequence ATGTCTATACTACTGGAATTACAAAATGTAACTATTCGTTTCGGCGGACTTATAGCTGTTGACAAGGTAAACATGAATATTGAAGAAGGTAAAATAAGAGCCCTGATTGGACCGAACGGAGCAGGGAAAAGCACAATTTTTAATTTAATTACCGGTATCTATGCACCAACTTCCGGTAAAATAATATTTAGCGGTAAAACAATTAACGGATTGAAACCCTATACTATAACAAGTCTTGGTATCGCAAGGACATTTCAAAATATTCGTTTATTTAAAGATCTGACTGTGCTTGAAAACGTTTTAATCGGGAGGCACTGCCGTTCTAAATTTGGCTTATTTGGCGCACTGACCAGGTTAGCCCGCGTTAAAGAGGAAGAAAGAAGTATTCATGAAGCAGCACTGGAAGCTTTAGAATTAATGGAACTCTCTAATAAAAAAGATGATATTGCTAAGAACTTATCCTACGGTGAGCAACGCCGCCTGGAAATTGCAAGAGCACTGGCCGCCCTGCCAACATTACTGCTTTTAGATGAACCTGCAGCCGGCATGAATTCCCAAGAAAAACAAACCTTAATGAAAATAATCTATAAAATTCAACAAAAGAATATAACTATTTTTCTGGTAGAACATGATATGAAATTTGTTATGAATTTATCCGACAGAATTACTGTTCTTGACTACGGGAAAAAAATAGCCGCCGGCAGTCCTGAAGAAATACAGCGAAACCCGGCCGTAATTGCTGCCTATTTAGGGAAGGAAGTGGGTTAG
- a CDS encoding sigma 54-interacting transcriptional regulator, translating to MSKTTLTIKELLVKEFKIVGPQTTVAQARKITHFNKRVLLISMADRLLGIVSSCQLNQKQLSAETELKSIMLTNFVIVDESHLHQDITEFFPDILNQSLVVYNKDQKIHGVITPDLLMYDLIINVKHRNSQINTILDSVVEAICIINHEDRVIAWNKRAEKLYGIKADKITGEKIDKYFSNLLITKVIKQRKEIRSSYHQPCPGTHVLLSALPVKYNEQIIGAISAERDITEIVELNQELTKANSQVRKLEKEINDISKHYNPFAVIKGHHKDILSLLDLAYKVAPTDADILIQGESGTGKELLARSIHQASPRAKEAFIIVSCDAIPPENFMQELFGPSEIKENTSDQQIKSGLLIQAQNGTVFFNEIGAMPPDVQAKLVQVLEGGTHFPHVTANPLRANIRVIASTQHNPEELLRQKIIREDLFYRLSVVTLKPPPLRERREDIPELAYFYLEEFCQLYQKKITRIEPTVTAALLAYSWPGNITELKNVIQRMVILTESEVIDEKVLPTTIKQINKSSTQKVSLATAVQQAERNLIVDTLKQTNGNRSKAAKLLKIPRSTLYYKMHQLGLL from the coding sequence ATGAGCAAAACAACTTTGACGATTAAGGAACTACTGGTAAAAGAATTTAAAATAGTCGGGCCCCAAACTACTGTTGCCCAGGCACGAAAAATAACCCACTTTAACAAACGTGTGCTCTTAATCAGTATGGCTGACAGACTTCTGGGTATAGTTTCTTCCTGTCAGCTAAATCAAAAACAACTCTCTGCTGAAACCGAATTAAAAAGTATTATGTTAACTAACTTTGTTATAGTCGACGAATCACATTTACATCAGGATATTACAGAATTTTTTCCGGATATTCTAAATCAATCACTGGTAGTATATAATAAGGACCAAAAAATTCATGGAGTAATAACACCGGATTTACTTATGTATGATTTAATTATCAATGTTAAACATAGAAATTCTCAAATAAATACTATCTTAGATTCAGTAGTAGAAGCTATATGTATAATTAATCATGAGGATCGGGTAATTGCTTGGAATAAGAGAGCCGAAAAATTGTATGGGATTAAGGCAGATAAGATTACCGGAGAAAAAATTGACAAGTATTTTTCTAACTTACTGATTACTAAAGTAATTAAACAAAGAAAAGAGATCAGGTCCTCGTACCACCAGCCATGTCCGGGAACCCATGTTTTACTAAGCGCCTTACCGGTAAAATACAATGAACAAATAATCGGAGCCATCTCAGCTGAAAGAGATATTACTGAAATAGTAGAATTAAACCAAGAGTTAACAAAAGCTAATTCCCAAGTACGAAAGCTTGAAAAAGAAATAAACGATATTTCGAAACATTACAACCCATTTGCCGTCATAAAGGGCCATCATAAAGATATTTTGTCACTTTTGGATCTTGCTTACAAAGTAGCTCCTACTGACGCAGATATACTAATTCAAGGCGAAAGCGGCACCGGTAAAGAATTACTGGCCCGTTCTATTCACCAGGCCAGCCCGAGAGCAAAAGAGGCCTTTATTATTGTAAGTTGTGATGCTATCCCTCCTGAAAATTTCATGCAGGAACTATTCGGACCGTCGGAAATCAAAGAGAATACATCTGACCAACAAATAAAATCAGGTCTATTAATACAGGCACAAAACGGTACTGTTTTTTTTAATGAAATCGGTGCTATGCCGCCGGATGTGCAGGCAAAACTAGTCCAAGTATTGGAGGGAGGGACACACTTTCCTCACGTCACAGCTAATCCCTTACGGGCAAACATTAGAGTTATAGCATCCACTCAGCACAATCCGGAAGAACTTTTAAGACAGAAGATAATAAGAGAAGATCTATTTTACCGATTAAGCGTAGTAACCCTTAAGCCTCCCCCTCTAAGAGAAAGACGAGAGGATATTCCAGAATTAGCTTATTTTTATCTGGAAGAATTTTGTCAGCTTTATCAAAAAAAAATTACCCGCATTGAGCCTACCGTAACAGCAGCTCTGTTAGCTTATTCCTGGCCGGGGAATATTACAGAATTAAAAAATGTAATTCAAAGAATGGTGATTTTAACAGAAAGTGAGGTTATAGATGAAAAAGTATTGCCAACTACAATCAAGCAAATCAATAAATCTTCAACACAAAAAGTCAGTCTGGCTACTGCAGTACAGCAGGCTGAAAGAAATTTAATAGTAGATACCTTGAAGCAAACAAACGGAAACCGCTCAAAAGCAGCCAAACTTCTAAAAATACCCAGAAGCACTCTCTATTATAAAATGCATCAATTAGGTTTACTCTAA
- a CDS encoding ABC transporter ATP-binding protein — protein MLIIENLHVSYGAIRALKGINCQINEGEIVALIGANGAGKSTTLNTISGMIKPKEGTVKYKGSPLNKLPPHKIVKLGISQVPEGRRIFTRMTVFENLELGAYTRKAGEAVKNDINQIFKRFPRLQERKSQLAGTLSGGEQQMLAIGRALMSKPQLLLLDEPSMGLAPILVKEIFDIIKEINALGTTILLVEQNAHMALSIAKRAYVLETGKVVLSGTAKDLANNPEVKKIYLGQ, from the coding sequence TTGTTAATAATTGAAAACCTGCATGTATCGTATGGTGCAATTAGAGCGTTAAAGGGAATCAACTGTCAGATTAACGAAGGTGAAATTGTTGCGCTTATCGGTGCTAACGGGGCAGGGAAGTCTACTACTTTAAACACCATTTCCGGCATGATCAAGCCTAAAGAGGGTACTGTTAAATATAAAGGCAGCCCTTTGAACAAGCTTCCTCCCCATAAAATAGTTAAGCTTGGCATCTCTCAGGTACCGGAAGGAAGAAGAATCTTCACCCGGATGACAGTCTTCGAAAACCTGGAGCTTGGTGCTTATACCCGTAAAGCAGGAGAAGCTGTAAAAAATGATATAAACCAGATTTTTAAACGGTTCCCTCGACTTCAGGAGCGCAAAAGTCAATTAGCAGGAACTCTAAGTGGAGGAGAACAACAAATGCTGGCTATCGGACGGGCACTAATGTCGAAACCACAGCTGTTACTCCTGGATGAACCTTCAATGGGTCTCGCACCGATTCTCGTAAAAGAAATATTTGATATCATAAAAGAAATTAACGCTTTAGGAACAACTATCCTACTGGTAGAACAAAATGCCCACATGGCCTTATCTATAGCTAAACGGGCGTATGTTTTGGAAACCGGAAAAGTAGTTTTATCCGGTACAGCAAAAGACCTGGCAAATAATCCTGAAGTTAAAAAAATCTACCTGGGTCAATAA
- the mce gene encoding methylmalonyl-CoA epimerase, giving the protein MPDSPKLSHVGIAVKNLEQVLKIYSDLGFKSTPTEIVQEHNLKVVQLSDGTVSLELMEPLDAVGPLAKYINSKGEGIHHLAFEVDDLNFMINKLKLLGYILVDCNKTGFKGTKIAFLHPKSTGGTLIELLEHCD; this is encoded by the coding sequence TTGCCGGACTCACCTAAACTGAGTCATGTAGGAATTGCTGTAAAAAACCTTGAACAGGTTCTTAAGATATACTCGGACTTAGGTTTTAAATCTACTCCTACAGAAATAGTACAAGAGCATAATCTAAAAGTAGTCCAACTATCTGACGGCACTGTTAGTCTCGAATTAATGGAACCACTTGACGCTGTCGGACCGTTGGCCAAATACATCAATAGCAAAGGTGAAGGTATTCATCACCTGGCCTTTGAGGTAGATGATCTTAATTTTATGATTAATAAATTAAAACTACTTGGTTACATTTTAGTAGATTGCAATAAAACAGGCTTTAAGGGTACCAAAATCGCCTTTTTGCACCCTAAATCTACTGGTGGTACGCTTATAGAACTCCTCGAACATTGTGATTAG
- a CDS encoding branched-chain amino acid ABC transporter permease → MLWQQMINGLTLGSTYALIALGYTMVYGIIQLINFAHGEIYMVGAFVGVALITIFNLNIWVAMLLSMATCMMLGIIIEQIAYRPLRKSSRLAALISAIGVSIFLQSLMTLINGPQPVAFPDVFKNSIHSIGPIEISTIQIIILIVSSLLMLGLQLTIKYTKIGKAMRAASEDYGTASLMGINVNRVISFTFALGSSLAAAGGVLVGMYWKSVAPLMGVMVGLKAFVAAILGGIGSIPGAMLGGIFLGLAETFTIAAKLDTYKDAVAFTLLIIVLLFKPTGLLGRAIQKKV, encoded by the coding sequence ATGCTATGGCAGCAAATGATTAACGGACTTACCCTGGGATCGACTTACGCCCTTATAGCCCTAGGTTATACCATGGTATATGGAATTATTCAACTAATAAACTTTGCCCATGGTGAAATCTATATGGTCGGGGCCTTTGTGGGTGTTGCCTTAATAACTATATTTAATTTAAACATCTGGGTTGCTATGTTATTATCAATGGCTACTTGTATGATGCTTGGGATTATTATTGAACAAATTGCCTACCGTCCACTGCGCAAATCATCCCGGTTGGCAGCCTTGATATCTGCAATCGGTGTATCGATTTTTCTGCAAAGCTTAATGACATTAATCAACGGTCCACAGCCCGTAGCCTTTCCGGATGTTTTTAAAAATAGCATACATTCCATCGGTCCAATCGAGATATCAACGATTCAAATTATTATTTTGATAGTATCAAGTTTATTAATGCTGGGATTACAGCTAACAATCAAATACACTAAGATTGGCAAAGCCATGCGTGCAGCATCAGAGGATTACGGCACTGCCAGTCTAATGGGCATTAATGTAAACAGAGTAATTTCTTTTACTTTTGCCCTTGGTTCATCTCTGGCAGCAGCAGGGGGCGTACTGGTAGGCATGTACTGGAAATCGGTAGCACCGTTAATGGGTGTAATGGTTGGTCTAAAAGCATTCGTTGCCGCAATACTAGGCGGTATCGGCAGCATTCCCGGAGCCATGTTAGGTGGAATTTTTCTGGGGCTGGCCGAAACCTTTACTATTGCAGCAAAACTTGACACCTATAAAGATGCGGTTGCCTTTACCTTATTGATTATTGTTCTTTTATTTAAGCCCACAGGCCTCTTAGGGCGGGCAATTCAAAAGAAAGTATAA
- a CDS encoding branched-chain amino acid ABC transporter permease: protein MDNILNSIINPYYVQVLTLLGIYIIAALGLNLITGVTGQLSFGHAAFFSIGAYISAIISLNLALPFIFSLIIGGMTAALIAILLGFPTLRLTGDYLGIATLGFGEIVRVIFTNMKITGGATGLAGIPRETSILIVYFIVIVTVWGMHRIQDSRFGRALVAIREDEIAAESMGINSLWYKIQAFAVGSFCAGVAGALYAHLLQYLNPSDFGFSRSFEFLTFVVLGGLGSIPGTILGTTILTLAPEFLRIVADYRMLIYGALMVLMMIFRPNGLLGGVSLRKTFFSGKKK, encoded by the coding sequence ATGGATAATATTTTAAATTCAATAATCAATCCCTATTACGTGCAAGTATTAACTTTGCTGGGAATCTATATCATTGCGGCTCTAGGTTTAAACCTGATTACAGGTGTCACGGGACAGCTGTCTTTCGGCCACGCAGCTTTTTTTAGTATTGGAGCTTATATATCTGCAATTATCAGCCTTAATTTAGCACTGCCCTTCATTTTCTCTTTAATTATCGGGGGAATGACAGCTGCTCTAATTGCAATACTTTTAGGCTTTCCTACTCTGCGCCTGACAGGTGATTATCTTGGTATTGCGACATTAGGATTCGGAGAAATTGTTAGGGTTATCTTTACTAATATGAAGATTACCGGAGGGGCCACCGGGCTGGCCGGGATCCCCAGGGAAACTAGTATTCTGATAGTATATTTTATTGTCATAGTTACCGTTTGGGGCATGCACCGGATTCAAGATTCCCGTTTTGGACGGGCCCTGGTAGCAATTAGAGAGGACGAAATAGCCGCCGAATCTATGGGCATTAATTCCCTATGGTATAAAATACAAGCCTTTGCCGTTGGCTCTTTTTGTGCAGGTGTTGCCGGAGCATTATACGCACACTTGCTGCAATACTTAAATCCCAGTGATTTTGGATTTAGCAGATCTTTTGAATTTTTAACTTTTGTTGTTTTGGGTGGTCTGGGAAGTATTCCCGGTACCATTCTTGGGACAACTATCTTAACTTTAGCTCCTGAGTTTCTTCGTATCGTAGCTGATTACAGGATGTTAATTTACGGCGCTTTAATGGTTCTAATGATGATTTTCCGCCCTAACGGATTATTAGGGGGAGTAAGTTTACGAAAAACTTTTTTTTCAGGAAAGAAAAAATAA
- a CDS encoding acyl-CoA carboxylase subunit beta, whose protein sequence is MSIHKYLEELTGYRKKFQQEKQNKDIKANTLTARERLLYLLDKDSFMEIGAFVSSGWENTGNIQQTPGREGVITGSGTIGKRPVYVFSQDFSVMGGSLGELHALKICNIMDLALKTGTPIIGLNESGGARIQEGINALTGYGNILNRNTLASGVIPQISVIMGACAGGAVYSPALTDFIFMISEKSRMFITGPQVVKSATGEDVNSQELGGAITHNQLSGVAHFIAQDEKACLDMVRKLCSYLPSNNTEPPPSTIAAPPLESVEKILDAVPTQPNKQYDVRNLLNFITDGSEILEVHRYFAQNVVTCFARLNGKTVGIVASQPCHLAGCLDIHVSDKIARFVRFCDCFNIPLITFVDVPGFLPGTSQEHGGIIRHGAKIIYAYAEATVPKIAVILRKAYGGGYMAMSGRSLGVDIVFAWPTAEIAVMGPEAAASVIYRDKIKNSNNPGDILYKKTKEYREKFANPYLACARGIVDDVIDPRETRDRLIHSLDILANKHDSRPFKKHGNIPL, encoded by the coding sequence ATGTCTATACATAAGTATCTAGAGGAATTAACCGGCTACAGGAAGAAATTTCAACAAGAAAAACAAAATAAGGATATAAAAGCTAATACTCTTACAGCAAGGGAACGACTCCTGTATTTGTTGGATAAAGACAGCTTTATGGAGATTGGTGCCTTTGTCAGTTCCGGCTGGGAAAACACAGGTAATATTCAACAGACTCCTGGTAGAGAAGGAGTAATAACCGGTTCCGGTACAATCGGTAAACGACCGGTGTATGTTTTTTCTCAAGATTTTTCTGTAATGGGAGGCTCCTTGGGAGAATTACATGCTTTAAAAATTTGCAATATTATGGATTTAGCATTAAAAACGGGAACTCCTATCATTGGCCTAAATGAGTCAGGCGGTGCCAGAATTCAGGAAGGTATTAATGCATTAACAGGCTACGGCAATATTCTAAATCGAAATACCTTAGCATCAGGAGTAATACCACAAATTTCTGTAATTATGGGAGCCTGTGCAGGCGGCGCTGTCTACTCACCGGCTTTGACTGATTTTATATTTATGATCTCAGAAAAAAGCCGTATGTTTATCACAGGGCCGCAGGTAGTAAAATCAGCTACCGGAGAAGATGTTAATTCACAAGAACTGGGCGGTGCAATAACACATAATCAACTAAGCGGTGTTGCTCATTTCATTGCACAGGATGAAAAAGCCTGTTTAGATATGGTTCGAAAACTATGCAGCTATCTTCCCTCCAATAATACCGAACCTCCCCCCAGTACAATTGCAGCACCTCCGCTGGAAAGTGTGGAAAAAATTTTAGATGCTGTACCGACCCAGCCCAATAAGCAGTACGATGTGCGTAATTTATTAAACTTCATAACTGATGGTAGTGAGATTTTGGAAGTACACCGCTATTTTGCACAAAATGTAGTCACATGTTTTGCCAGGTTAAACGGAAAAACAGTAGGCATAGTGGCCAGTCAACCATGTCATCTGGCAGGTTGCCTTGACATTCATGTCTCGGATAAGATTGCTAGGTTTGTACGTTTTTGCGATTGTTTCAATATTCCGTTAATTACCTTCGTAGACGTGCCGGGCTTTTTACCCGGAACCAGTCAGGAACATGGCGGTATTATCAGACATGGTGCAAAAATTATTTACGCCTATGCCGAGGCCACTGTACCCAAAATAGCAGTTATTTTACGTAAAGCCTACGGCGGCGGTTATATGGCCATGTCAGGTCGTTCTTTGGGAGTGGATATTGTCTTTGCCTGGCCCACTGCTGAGATAGCAGTTATGGGGCCGGAAGCGGCGGCAAGTGTTATATATCGTGATAAGATTAAGAATTCAAATAATCCCGGAGATATTTTATATAAGAAAACCAAAGAATACAGAGAAAAATTTGCCAATCCATATCTGGCCTGCGCCCGGGGTATAGTCGACGACGTAATTGACCCACGCGAAACCAGAGACAGATTAATACATAGTTTGGATATATTAGCAAACAAGCATGATTCAAGGCCTTTTAAAAAGCACGGCAATATTCCCCTGTAG
- a CDS encoding metal-dependent hydrolase — MQIKFLGHSGFLITGQTKILIDPFITGNPAAVQSPDEIAADLILVTHGHSDHMGDALQISKRTGATIVSVFEVANYCSRHGASVHPMQIGGSHKFGDLKIKLTPAWHSSSISDGGPAEYLGNPCGFIIFTGDKTIYHSGDTGLFGDMGLIGKLNNIDLAMLPIGDNYTMGPEDALEAVRLLNPKLVIPMHYNTWPLIAQNPESFKADVESQTRAKVVILNPGENYDL, encoded by the coding sequence ATGCAAATTAAATTTTTAGGTCACTCGGGTTTTTTAATTACCGGGCAAACAAAAATTTTAATAGACCCGTTCATTACGGGAAATCCTGCAGCAGTACAATCCCCGGATGAAATTGCTGCAGACTTAATACTCGTTACCCACGGTCATAGTGACCACATGGGGGATGCCCTACAAATTTCTAAAAGAACGGGAGCAACCATAGTTTCTGTGTTTGAAGTTGCTAACTATTGTTCCAGGCACGGTGCTTCAGTCCATCCCATGCAAATCGGAGGCAGCCATAAATTTGGGGATTTAAAAATAAAGCTTACTCCGGCATGGCACAGCAGCTCAATTAGTGATGGCGGACCGGCAGAATACCTGGGCAATCCCTGTGGTTTTATTATTTTTACTGGTGATAAAACCATTTATCACTCGGGAGATACAGGCTTATTTGGCGATATGGGCCTCATTGGTAAACTAAATAATATCGATTTAGCTATGCTGCCTATTGGGGATAACTATACAATGGGACCGGAAGATGCATTGGAGGCTGTGCGATTATTAAACCCTAAATTAGTTATTCCAATGCATTATAATACTTGGCCGCTTATTGCCCAGAATCCGGAGAGCTTCAAAGCCGACGTAGAAAGTCAAACCAGGGCCAAAGTAGTAATCTTAAACCCCGGTGAAAATTATGATCTATAA
- the trxB gene encoding thioredoxin-disulfide reductase: MDNLKDLIIIGGGPGGLAAGIYAARADLKTVLIEKGMPGGLAATTEFIENYPGFPEGISGPELAMKMENQAKRFGLEIVYDYVEKLTPQDKCFVIKTGSTEIYARAVIMATGASPQLLGVQGEDELHGRGVSYCATCDGAFFRGKKVAVVGGGDAAVEEALFLTKFAEEVYIIHRRGELRATKIIQQRAKDNAKIKFVWHSTVVKIIGSTMVEGVQLKDVRNGELSNLQVNGVFVYVGTRPSSELVKDLVKTDERGYVLTDENMRTSYPGIFAIGDLRQKALRQVVTAVSDGAIAATAVEKYLEEL; encoded by the coding sequence ATGGACAATCTTAAAGATTTAATAATTATTGGTGGTGGTCCCGGTGGATTGGCAGCAGGAATTTATGCAGCACGAGCCGACTTAAAAACCGTTTTAATTGAAAAGGGAATGCCGGGAGGATTGGCAGCTACTACTGAGTTTATAGAAAACTACCCGGGTTTTCCTGAAGGAATCAGTGGACCGGAACTGGCTATGAAAATGGAAAATCAAGCTAAGCGATTTGGTTTGGAAATAGTTTACGACTATGTAGAAAAACTAACTCCCCAAGATAAATGCTTTGTTATTAAAACAGGCAGTACCGAGATTTATGCCAGGGCTGTGATTATGGCCACAGGTGCCAGCCCACAACTGCTTGGTGTACAAGGTGAAGATGAACTGCATGGCAGGGGGGTCTCATACTGCGCGACTTGTGACGGTGCTTTTTTCCGGGGTAAAAAGGTTGCAGTAGTAGGTGGGGGCGATGCTGCAGTTGAAGAAGCTTTATTTCTCACCAAGTTCGCAGAAGAAGTTTACATAATTCATAGACGCGGCGAATTGAGGGCAACAAAGATAATTCAACAGCGGGCCAAAGATAACGCTAAAATAAAGTTTGTCTGGCATTCAACAGTAGTGAAGATTATTGGCTCAACTATGGTAGAAGGTGTTCAGTTAAAGGATGTTCGCAACGGGGAGTTGAGTAATTTACAGGTTAACGGTGTCTTTGTCTACGTTGGCACCCGACCAAGTTCCGAGTTAGTTAAAGACCTGGTTAAAACGGATGAGCGAGGTTATGTATTGACTGACGAAAATATGCGTACTTCCTATCCCGGTATCTTTGCAATAGGGGATCTGCGTCAAAAAGCACTGCGTCAGGTAGTAACAGCTGTTTCCGACGGGGCAATTGCGGCAACTGCAGTAGAAAAATATTTAGAAGAACTATAA
- a CDS encoding ABC transporter substrate-binding protein, whose product MLKNSKLFLLITAIAILSLVVVGCGQSENTGSSSTDETIKIGFLGAKNGNHASFGIETLKGIKMAAEDINAEGGVLGKKIEIVEGDHGSKTSEGSTVTQKLINKDKVVAIVGDPTTGITKVAANIAQGSKTVLLSAGAVGTGVVEIGDYIYRDTLPDAIAAPAVMKYCKEELGWDKVALVYSKNNDYSVGLADIFRNAMKEQGVEIVAEQTIQDGDQNFAAQVTALKPHAPKGIVFTGYYTEGGLFMKEIRKQGMDIVMVGGDGLLSSKLWELGGKAVEGSMVYAGFAVDENSASDKTKAFIEKYKANNNGKLPDMFSVQGYDAVMLLADAMKNANSADPTVFKDYLAKTKNWEGVSGTITFREDRECIKNPVYLQEVKNQNWTVKAAIPATE is encoded by the coding sequence TTGTTAAAGAATTCTAAATTATTTTTGTTAATAACCGCTATTGCCATCTTATCCCTGGTTGTCGTGGGCTGCGGACAAAGTGAAAATACAGGGAGCAGCTCAACAGATGAAACAATAAAAATAGGTTTTTTGGGAGCTAAAAACGGTAATCATGCCAGTTTTGGTATCGAAACCTTAAAGGGCATCAAAATGGCAGCTGAAGATATCAATGCTGAAGGCGGAGTTTTAGGAAAGAAAATTGAAATTGTAGAAGGAGATCATGGAAGCAAAACAAGTGAAGGTTCAACAGTCACTCAAAAATTAATCAATAAAGACAAGGTTGTAGCCATAGTAGGTGACCCCACCACGGGTATCACTAAAGTAGCAGCAAATATTGCTCAAGGCAGTAAGACAGTATTACTCTCTGCCGGGGCAGTAGGAACAGGTGTTGTTGAAATAGGAGATTATATTTACCGGGATACCCTTCCGGATGCCATTGCCGCTCCGGCAGTGATGAAATATTGTAAAGAAGAACTGGGCTGGGACAAAGTAGCTTTAGTCTATTCCAAAAACAATGATTACAGTGTAGGTTTGGCAGATATTTTCCGGAATGCCATGAAAGAGCAAGGGGTTGAAATAGTAGCAGAACAAACTATTCAAGACGGTGATCAAAACTTTGCTGCTCAAGTAACAGCCCTTAAGCCCCACGCGCCTAAAGGTATAGTTTTCACTGGCTACTACACTGAGGGTGGACTATTTATGAAAGAAATTCGCAAACAAGGTATGGATATTGTTATGGTGGGTGGAGACGGCTTACTTTCCTCAAAATTATGGGAACTGGGCGGTAAAGCAGTTGAAGGCAGCATGGTTTACGCCGGTTTTGCGGTTGATGAGAATTCAGCCAGCGACAAGACAAAGGCATTTATTGAAAAATATAAAGCTAATAATAACGGTAAACTCCCGGATATGTTCTCAGTACAAGGCTATGATGCGGTAATGCTATTAGCAGATGCCATGAAAAACGCTAACAGTGCTGATCCAACAGTGTTTAAAGATTATCTTGCCAAAACCAAAAACTGGGAAGGTGTTTCCGGTACTATTACTTTCCGTGAAGATCGCGAATGCATCAAAAATCCCGTTTATCTCCAGGAAGTGAAAAATCAAAACTGGACTGTTAAAGCAGCCATCCCGGCAACCGAGTAA
- a CDS encoding acetyl-CoA carboxylase biotin carboxyl carrier protein subunit has translation MFKKIFRVTLDGKTYKITVEEIKEVQEVKDTATIEEIEEIKEEIKEEIKYDSDNSDQKDFCYHCYYDQNWLSDNKTIKAPMAGIISSIVTKTGAKIKAGDLLVVLEAMKMENELRSPCSGKVKEVLVSEGQLVNQGETIIILE, from the coding sequence TTGTTTAAAAAAATATTTCGGGTAACACTAGACGGTAAAACTTATAAAATAACAGTTGAAGAAATCAAAGAAGTTCAAGAGGTTAAAGATACGGCAACGATTGAAGAAATTGAAGAAATTAAAGAAGAAATTAAAGAAGAAATTAAATATGATAGTGACAATAGCGATCAAAAAGATTTTTGCTATCATTGTTATTACGATCAAAACTGGCTATCCGACAATAAAACAATCAAAGCCCCTATGGCCGGTATAATTTCATCTATAGTGACAAAAACCGGGGCTAAAATAAAAGCAGGGGATTTGCTGGTGGTATTAGAGGCGATGAAAATGGAGAACGAACTAAGATCTCCCTGCAGCGGAAAAGTAAAAGAAGTTCTTGTATCTGAAGGACAGCTAGTAAACCAAGGGGAAACAATTATAATTTTGGAGTAA